The following are encoded in a window of Arthrobacter woluwensis genomic DNA:
- a CDS encoding ACP S-malonyltransferase → MLAIVCPGQGSQTPGFLAPWLEVPGVAEHLAALSEVAQLDLAAHGTTSDEETIKDTAVAQPLIVAAGLVSAKALFDVELSTLPVTLAGHSVGEITATALAGVLSEADAMRFVRERANGMAEAAAVTPTGMSAVVGGDPAEVLAAIEASGAAPANVNGAGQVVAAGTFEQLEALAANPPAKARVIPLKVAGAFHTTHMAPAVAALDVLQHELDIHEPQVPLLSNYDGQLVANGKAGVASLVAQVSRPVRWDLCMETLLAQGVKGVIELSPAGTLAGLAKRGMPGIKTVAVKTPADLDAALALFAEVEQDAAPGGNGHHAAGNGEGAQA, encoded by the coding sequence GTGCTAGCAATCGTCTGCCCCGGACAGGGCTCCCAGACCCCCGGTTTCCTCGCCCCTTGGCTGGAGGTCCCCGGCGTCGCCGAGCACCTGGCCGCCCTGAGCGAAGTGGCTCAGCTGGACCTGGCCGCCCATGGAACCACCTCCGATGAGGAGACCATCAAGGACACCGCCGTCGCGCAGCCGCTCATCGTGGCCGCCGGTCTGGTCTCCGCGAAGGCCCTCTTCGACGTCGAGCTCTCGACCCTTCCCGTCACGCTCGCCGGTCACTCGGTGGGCGAGATCACAGCGACCGCCCTCGCAGGCGTCCTCAGCGAAGCCGACGCCATGCGCTTCGTGCGGGAACGCGCGAACGGCATGGCAGAGGCCGCAGCCGTCACGCCGACCGGCATGAGCGCCGTCGTCGGCGGTGATCCCGCCGAGGTCCTCGCCGCGATCGAAGCATCCGGCGCCGCCCCCGCGAACGTCAACGGCGCCGGCCAGGTGGTGGCCGCGGGCACCTTCGAGCAGCTCGAAGCCCTCGCCGCCAACCCGCCGGCCAAGGCCCGTGTGATCCCGCTGAAGGTCGCGGGCGCGTTCCACACCACGCACATGGCCCCCGCCGTCGCCGCACTGGACGTGCTGCAGCACGAGCTGGACATCCACGAGCCGCAGGTTCCGCTGCTCTCCAACTACGACGGCCAGCTCGTCGCCAACGGCAAGGCCGGCGTCGCCAGCCTGGTCGCCCAGGTCTCCCGCCCGGTCCGCTGGGATCTCTGCATGGAGACTCTGCTGGCACAGGGCGTGAAGGGCGTCATCGAGCTCTCCCCCGCTGGCACCCTCGCGGGCCTGGCGAAGCGCGGCATGCCGGGCATCAAGACCGTCGCGGTCAAGACCCCGGCCGACCTCGACGCCGCCCTGGCACTCTTCGCCGAAGTCGAGCAGGATGCCGCTCCCGGCGGCAACGGCCACCATGCGGCAGGGAACGGCGAGGGCGCGCAGGCATGA
- a CDS encoding acyl carrier protein yields the protein MASNEEILAGLAEIVNEETGLAPEAVELDKSFTEDLDIDSISMMTIVVNAEEKFGVRIPDEEVKNLKTVADAVNFIANAQA from the coding sequence ATGGCTAGCAACGAAGAGATCCTGGCCGGCCTGGCTGAAATCGTCAACGAGGAGACCGGCCTGGCTCCCGAGGCTGTCGAGCTGGACAAGTCCTTCACCGAGGACCTGGACATCGACTCCATCTCCATGATGACCATCGTGGTGAACGCTGAGGAGAAGTTCGGCGTGCGCATCCCCGACGAAGAGGTCAAGAACCTCAAGACCGTCGCCGACGCCGTGAACTTCATCGCGAACGCCCAGGCCTGA
- the fabF gene encoding beta-ketoacyl-ACP synthase II produces MPRKVVITGLGATTPIGGDVPTLWKNALKGVSGARTLEDEWVSTYELPVTFAARCSEPASEKLSRVEMKRMDPSTQFGVVAAREAWADAGIEDMDKDRLGVAFATGIGGVWTLLDAWDTLKERGPRRVLPMTVPMLMPNGVAAAVSLDLGARAGAHTPVSACASGTEALHLGLDLIRSGKADVVMCGGAEAAIHPMPIAAFASMQALSRRNDDPQHASRPYDVNRDGFVMGEGAGALVLEAEEHALARGARIYGELAGTSVTADAYHITAPDPEGLGATRALKAAMFDGRIQPEDVVHVNAHATSTPVGDKPEYTALRAALGTHVDDVAVSATKSQMGHLLGASGAVEAVLTALAVYDRKAPVTINLENQDPEIPLDVVTKTARELPAGDIVALSNSFGFGGHNAVIAVRNY; encoded by the coding sequence ATGCCTCGCAAAGTTGTCATCACCGGCCTCGGTGCCACCACGCCCATCGGTGGCGACGTCCCCACTCTGTGGAAGAACGCCCTCAAGGGTGTCTCCGGCGCGCGCACCCTCGAGGACGAGTGGGTCAGCACCTACGAGCTCCCCGTCACTTTCGCAGCCCGCTGCTCCGAACCGGCGTCCGAAAAGCTCAGCCGTGTCGAGATGAAGCGGATGGATCCGTCCACCCAGTTCGGTGTGGTCGCGGCCCGCGAGGCCTGGGCCGACGCCGGCATCGAGGACATGGACAAGGACCGCCTCGGCGTGGCTTTCGCCACCGGCATCGGCGGCGTCTGGACCCTGCTGGACGCCTGGGACACGCTCAAGGAGCGCGGACCCCGCCGCGTGCTGCCCATGACCGTCCCGATGCTCATGCCCAACGGCGTGGCCGCGGCCGTGAGCCTGGACCTCGGCGCCCGCGCCGGCGCCCACACCCCCGTGTCCGCCTGCGCCTCCGGCACCGAGGCCCTGCACCTGGGCCTGGATCTGATCCGCTCCGGCAAGGCCGATGTGGTCATGTGCGGTGGCGCGGAAGCCGCCATCCACCCGATGCCGATCGCGGCGTTCGCCTCCATGCAGGCCCTGTCCCGCCGGAACGACGACCCGCAGCACGCTTCGCGTCCGTACGACGTGAACCGCGACGGTTTCGTCATGGGTGAAGGCGCCGGTGCTCTGGTGCTCGAGGCCGAGGAGCACGCCCTGGCCCGTGGCGCCCGCATCTACGGCGAGCTGGCCGGCACGTCCGTCACCGCTGACGCCTACCACATCACGGCTCCGGACCCCGAGGGTCTGGGCGCCACCCGCGCTCTCAAGGCCGCCATGTTCGACGGCCGCATCCAGCCAGAGGACGTGGTGCACGTGAACGCCCACGCCACTTCCACCCCGGTCGGTGACAAGCCCGAGTACACGGCTCTCCGTGCCGCTCTGGGCACCCACGTGGACGACGTGGCAGTCTCCGCCACCAAGTCCCAGATGGGTCACCTCCTGGGCGCCTCCGGCGCCGTGGAAGCCGTGCTGACGGCGCTGGCGGTCTACGATCGCAAGGCGCCGGTCACGATCAACCTGGAGAACCAGGACCCGGAGATCCCGCTGGACGTGGTTACCAAGACCGCCCGCGAGCTCCCCGCCGGTGACATCGTGGCACTGAGCAACTCGTTCGGCTTCGGCGGCCACAACGCCGTGATCGCGGTCCGTAACTACTGA
- a CDS encoding beta-ketoacyl-ACP synthase III, translating into MTPVLRQNDVRAGTRIHGVGAFRPDVVVTNDDVCQWIDSSDEWIRQRTGIVTRRRASQDVSVIDMAEGAARDALAKAGIEASRLGAVIVSTVSHPFATPSAATALTERLGATPAPAYDVSAACAGYCYGVAQADALVRSGAAEYVLVVGAEKLSDFIDNHERTISFLLGDGAGAVVIGPSDEPGISPSIWGSDGSKWGAIGMTHSLNDIRSLESLAAAGDEDAVVEAARNIWPTMRQDGPTVFRWAVWEMAKVAQSALDAAGVTAEDLSAFVPHQANMRIIDEMVKQLKLPEHVKVGRDIADSGNTSAASIPLAMHRLLEENPDISGGLALQIGFGAGLVFGAQVVRLP; encoded by the coding sequence ATGACCCCCGTCCTCCGGCAGAACGACGTCCGGGCAGGAACCCGCATCCACGGTGTGGGGGCCTTCCGCCCTGACGTCGTGGTGACCAATGACGACGTCTGCCAGTGGATCGATTCCTCCGACGAGTGGATCCGGCAGCGCACGGGCATCGTGACCCGGCGCCGCGCCTCCCAGGACGTGAGCGTCATCGACATGGCCGAAGGCGCCGCGCGCGACGCGCTGGCCAAGGCCGGTATCGAGGCCTCCCGCCTCGGGGCCGTCATCGTCTCCACGGTCTCGCACCCGTTCGCCACCCCGTCCGCCGCGACGGCTCTGACCGAGCGCCTCGGCGCGACACCGGCGCCCGCTTACGACGTATCCGCCGCCTGCGCGGGGTACTGCTACGGCGTGGCACAGGCGGACGCCTTGGTCCGGTCCGGCGCGGCCGAATACGTCCTGGTGGTGGGCGCGGAGAAGCTCTCCGACTTCATCGACAACCACGAGCGCACCATCTCCTTCCTCCTCGGGGACGGGGCCGGAGCCGTCGTGATCGGCCCCTCGGATGAGCCGGGCATCAGCCCGTCCATCTGGGGTTCCGACGGCAGCAAGTGGGGTGCCATCGGCATGACGCACTCGCTCAACGACATCCGCAGTCTGGAAAGCCTCGCCGCCGCAGGTGACGAGGACGCCGTCGTCGAGGCCGCCCGGAACATCTGGCCGACCATGCGCCAGGACGGCCCCACGGTCTTCCGCTGGGCCGTCTGGGAGATGGCCAAGGTGGCGCAGTCCGCGCTCGACGCCGCCGGCGTCACCGCCGAGGATCTGAGCGCCTTCGTGCCGCACCAGGCGAACATGCGCATCATCGATGAGATGGTGAAGCAGCTCAAGCTTCCCGAGCACGTCAAAGTCGGGCGGGACATCGCCGATTCGGGCAACACGTCCGCGGCGTCGATCCCCCTGGCCATGCACCGCCTGCTCGAGGAGAATCCGGACATCAGCGGCGGCCTCGCCCTGCAGATCGGCTTCGGGGCCGGTCTGGTGTTCGGAGCGCAGGTGGTCCGGCTCCCCTGA
- a CDS encoding peroxiredoxin — MSQQVANPLGLVSPAVGEEAPDFTLVNQFGEEVTLSALRGRPAVVVFFPFAFSGICTGELCEIRDNISLFSGLDARVLAVSVDSKFALRAWADQQGYDFDLLADFWPHGAAARAYGVFDEESGMAVRGTFILDADGVVRYGVVNPRGQARDFEAYRQALAELAE, encoded by the coding sequence ATGTCTCAACAAGTGGCGAACCCCCTGGGGCTGGTTTCCCCGGCCGTGGGGGAGGAGGCGCCCGACTTCACCCTGGTGAACCAGTTCGGTGAAGAGGTGACCCTCAGCGCGCTGCGCGGCCGACCCGCCGTCGTCGTGTTCTTCCCGTTCGCGTTCTCCGGCATCTGCACGGGTGAGCTGTGTGAGATCCGGGACAACATCTCCCTGTTCTCCGGGCTCGACGCCCGCGTGCTGGCCGTGTCCGTGGACAGCAAGTTCGCGCTGCGGGCCTGGGCTGATCAGCAGGGCTATGACTTCGATCTCCTGGCAGACTTCTGGCCGCATGGCGCAGCCGCCCGGGCGTACGGGGTGTTCGACGAGGAATCCGGCATGGCCGTGCGGGGCACGTTCATCCTGGACGCCGACGGGGTGGTCCGCTATGGCGTGGTCAACCCGCGCGGCCAGGCACGCGACTTCGAGGCGTACCGGCAGGCCCTGGCGGAACTCGCCGAATGA
- a CDS encoding PucR family transcriptional regulator: protein MTQSEGKPSPTPAASADKAETLKKLRANVGQLSTRTTRQLEASLPWYARLSADERSTLGLVAQNGIAAFVTWYERPSSPAWILSDVFGTAPSEMTRAISLQKALQLIRIVVEVVEEQVPVLAPEKAQPELREAVLRYSREVAFAAADVYARAAESRGSWDTRLEALIVDAILRGENTDALRSRIAALGWKAQERFTVVVGKTPLEPSASYVSELRRTAGRYADDALVGIQGDRLILVLGGLHDRETSLARLSELFAPGPVVHGPEAASLTDASLSAQAAFAGLTAARAWPAAPRPVAAGDLLPERVISGDETARRQLVAGIYRPLLAASNGLVDTLSSYLELGHSLEATARELFVHANTVRYRLKRVCDVTGWDPLIPREAYVLQTALAVGRLAPPQRPAHDRHATRPH from the coding sequence ATGACGCAGTCCGAAGGAAAGCCCTCGCCCACCCCGGCCGCCTCCGCGGACAAGGCGGAGACCCTGAAGAAGCTGCGCGCCAACGTCGGGCAGCTCTCGACGCGGACCACGCGGCAGCTCGAAGCCTCGCTCCCCTGGTACGCCCGCCTCAGCGCCGATGAGCGGTCCACGCTCGGCCTGGTGGCGCAGAACGGCATCGCGGCGTTCGTCACCTGGTACGAACGGCCCAGCTCCCCCGCGTGGATCCTGTCCGATGTCTTCGGCACGGCGCCGAGCGAGATGACCCGGGCCATCAGCCTGCAGAAAGCGCTCCAGCTCATCCGCATCGTGGTCGAGGTGGTCGAGGAACAGGTCCCCGTGCTCGCCCCGGAGAAGGCTCAGCCCGAACTCCGCGAGGCCGTGCTCCGGTACTCCCGGGAGGTGGCGTTCGCCGCGGCCGATGTGTACGCCCGCGCCGCGGAGTCCCGCGGTTCCTGGGACACCCGCCTCGAAGCGCTCATCGTGGACGCGATCCTGCGCGGCGAGAACACGGACGCCCTCCGGTCCCGGATCGCGGCTCTCGGCTGGAAGGCCCAGGAACGCTTCACGGTGGTGGTCGGCAAGACGCCCCTGGAGCCGAGCGCCAGCTACGTCAGCGAACTGCGGCGCACGGCCGGCCGCTATGCCGACGACGCCCTCGTGGGCATCCAGGGCGACCGGCTCATCCTCGTCCTCGGCGGCCTGCACGACCGCGAGACCTCCCTCGCCAGACTGAGCGAGCTGTTCGCTCCCGGTCCCGTGGTGCACGGCCCCGAAGCCGCGTCCCTCACCGACGCCAGCCTGTCCGCACAGGCGGCGTTCGCCGGGCTGACCGCTGCCCGCGCCTGGCCTGCGGCTCCCCGCCCGGTGGCCGCCGGCGACCTCCTGCCGGAACGGGTCATCTCGGGCGACGAGACCGCGCGGCGGCAGCTCGTCGCGGGCATCTACCGGCCTCTCCTGGCGGCCTCGAACGGCCTGGTCGACACGCTGAGCAGTTACCTGGAGCTCGGGCACTCGCTGGAGGCGACCGCCCGTGAGCTCTTCGTCCACGCCAACACCGTGCGGTACCGCCTCAAGAGGGTCTGCGACGTCACGGGCTGGGACCCGCTCATCCCGCGGGAGGCGTACGTGCTGCAGACCGCGCTGGCGGTCGGCCGCCTCGCTCCACCGCAGCGACCCGCGCACGACCGCCATGCAACGCGCCCACATTGA
- a CDS encoding DUF3145 domain-containing protein: MSVAMTRGVLFVHSAPAALCPHVEWAVASLLDDSATLEWVAQPAAPGMFRAELAWTGAPGTAIQLASTLRGWTHLRYEVTEEASPGTDGGRWSHTPELGIFHAVTDAHGNIMVSEDRIRFAYEAGAGDPAAVYHELSLALGEAWDEELEPFRHASEGSNVRWLHQVG, from the coding sequence ATGTCTGTTGCAATGACTCGGGGAGTGCTGTTCGTGCACTCCGCCCCAGCTGCGCTGTGCCCCCACGTCGAGTGGGCCGTCGCATCGCTGCTGGACGACTCGGCCACCCTGGAGTGGGTGGCTCAGCCTGCCGCGCCTGGAATGTTCCGGGCCGAGCTGGCGTGGACCGGTGCTCCCGGCACGGCGATCCAGCTCGCCTCCACCCTCCGCGGCTGGACCCACCTCCGCTACGAGGTGACCGAAGAGGCCTCTCCCGGCACTGATGGAGGCCGCTGGTCCCACACCCCGGAACTCGGGATCTTCCACGCCGTCACCGACGCCCACGGCAACATCATGGTCTCCGAAGACCGCATCCGCTTCGCCTACGAGGCCGGCGCCGGTGACCCCGCCGCCGTCTACCACGAGCTGTCGCTCGCTCTCGGCGAAGCCTGGGATGAGGAACTGGAGCCGTTCCGTCACGCCTCGGAAGGCTCCAACGTCCGCTGGCTCCACCAGGTGGGCTGA
- a CDS encoding NAD-dependent protein deacetylase yields MTDITTDEALEEALSLLRSRAVVVLTGAGISTDSGIPAYRGPNSRPSNPITLQEYMGSAAVRQRYWARNHLGWRRVKWAEPNDGHLALAELERAGAIQAVITQNVDRLHEDAGSENVVDLHGRVDQIICTECGDLLRRRTLEEMLTALNPGFIERAEELGVVEAPDADAQIDDALAREFVVAPCPRCGGVLKPDFVFFGENVPKPRLARALKLVEEADVLLVAGTSLTVMSGLRFVRQADKTGTPVVLVNQGPTRGDELATVRLHSGTSETLRAFARALLPPPVPRAH; encoded by the coding sequence ATGACCGACATCACCACGGACGAGGCGCTCGAGGAGGCTCTGAGTCTTCTCCGCTCCCGTGCCGTGGTGGTGCTGACGGGCGCCGGGATCAGTACCGATTCCGGCATCCCCGCATATCGGGGACCGAATTCGCGCCCCTCGAATCCGATCACGCTCCAGGAGTACATGGGGTCCGCCGCGGTTCGGCAACGGTACTGGGCCCGGAATCATCTGGGCTGGCGGCGGGTGAAATGGGCCGAGCCCAACGACGGACACCTCGCGCTGGCCGAGCTCGAACGCGCTGGAGCCATCCAGGCCGTCATCACGCAGAACGTGGACCGGCTCCACGAGGACGCCGGCAGCGAGAACGTGGTGGACCTGCACGGCCGGGTCGACCAGATCATCTGCACCGAGTGCGGTGACCTGCTGCGGCGCCGGACGCTCGAGGAGATGCTGACCGCGCTCAATCCCGGGTTCATCGAGCGAGCCGAGGAGCTGGGTGTCGTCGAGGCACCGGATGCCGACGCTCAGATCGATGACGCCCTGGCCCGCGAGTTTGTGGTCGCTCCGTGTCCGCGCTGCGGGGGAGTGCTCAAGCCCGACTTCGTGTTCTTCGGTGAGAACGTGCCGAAGCCTCGCCTGGCGCGTGCCCTGAAGCTTGTGGAGGAAGCCGACGTGCTGCTCGTCGCCGGGACGTCGCTCACGGTCATGAGCGGGCTGCGTTTCGTGCGACAGGCCGACAAGACCGGAACCCCGGTGGTGCTCGTCAACCAGGGCCCGACCAGGGGCGATGAGCTGGCCACCGTCCGGCTGCACAGCGGCACCTCGGAGACCTTGCGGGCGTTCGCCCGCGCGCTGCTCCCGCCGCCGGTGCCCCGGGCGCACTGA
- a CDS encoding LysR family transcriptional regulator translates to MKAARGGPEQSAEGVLVDIQDIEVLLVLSEELHFGRTAQRLHLSPARVTQVVQRAEREIGGALFERTSRRVTQTSLGVQLQSDLDRVRTDLRASIERAKRLASGEVATLRLGKVGWDVIELKPAIDRFVSARPGLEIKIRQIRFSDPFGALRAGAIDAVLAWLPVLEPDLSVGPLAYTEPILMAMATDHPLAGRESVTLEDFGDFTVMAGARPDYWQDAIVPRRTPSGRPVTIGINVASFEEMLPILSSGEAISPVHAHAVRYASRPDITYRPITDAPPARWALVWRTNAETPTIRDLAEALTPDTKPQGHRGGHW, encoded by the coding sequence ATGAAGGCGGCGCGAGGCGGCCCGGAGCAGAGTGCGGAGGGTGTGCTCGTGGACATTCAGGACATCGAAGTGCTCCTCGTGCTCAGCGAGGAGCTGCATTTCGGCCGCACCGCGCAGAGGCTGCACCTGAGCCCGGCGCGGGTGACGCAGGTGGTCCAGCGCGCAGAACGGGAGATCGGCGGTGCCCTGTTCGAGCGCACCAGCCGTCGCGTCACTCAGACCAGCCTGGGCGTTCAGCTGCAGTCCGACTTGGATCGGGTGCGCACCGATCTGAGGGCCAGCATCGAACGTGCCAAGCGCCTGGCCTCCGGTGAGGTCGCGACGTTGCGTCTGGGGAAGGTCGGCTGGGATGTCATCGAGTTGAAACCCGCGATCGACCGGTTCGTCTCTGCCCGACCAGGTCTCGAGATCAAGATCCGCCAGATCCGATTCAGCGACCCCTTCGGAGCGCTCCGGGCCGGCGCCATCGACGCGGTCCTCGCGTGGCTGCCCGTCCTCGAACCTGATCTGAGCGTCGGCCCCCTCGCTTACACGGAGCCGATCCTCATGGCGATGGCCACCGACCACCCCCTCGCCGGCCGCGAGTCCGTCACACTCGAGGACTTCGGCGACTTCACCGTGATGGCAGGGGCTCGGCCTGACTATTGGCAAGACGCCATCGTTCCCAGAAGGACTCCCTCGGGTCGGCCGGTCACGATCGGAATCAATGTCGCCTCCTTCGAGGAGATGCTGCCCATCCTCTCCAGCGGCGAAGCCATCTCGCCCGTCCACGCCCACGCCGTCCGCTACGCCAGCCGTCCCGACATCACCTACCGCCCCATCACCGACGCGCCTCCGGCCAGGTGGGCACTGGTGTGGCGCACCAACGCCGAAACACCAACCATCCGCGACCTCGCGGAAGCCCTCACCCCTGACACGAAACCGCAGGGGCACCGAGGAGGACATTGGTGA
- the aceE gene encoding pyruvate dehydrogenase (acetyl-transferring), homodimeric type: protein MAAEEITPSILSGLTAGVPDVDPEETSEWVESFDALVKEQGTERARFIMRSLLQRAGAQSVGVPMVTTTDYVNTIPVDQEPAFPGNEELERRYRAYMRWNAAIMVHRAQDPRIGVGGHISTYAGAATLYEVGFNHFFRGKDHPGGGDQVFFQGHASPGMYARAFMEGRLSEEDLNAFRQEKSKAPHGLSSYPHPRLMPEFWEFPTVSMGIGPMNAIYQAQSNRYLHNRGLKDTSDQHVWAFLGDGEMDEPESRGLLQLAANEGLDNLTFVINCNLQRLDGPVRGNGKIMQELEAFFRGAGWNVIKVVWGREWDDLLAKDQDGSLVDIMNTTVDGDYQTYKAENGAFVREHFFGRTPQTKELVADLTDDQIWNLKRGGHDYRKVYAAYKAAMEFKGKPTVILAHTVKGYGLGTHFEGRNATHQMKKLTMEDLKAFRDHLRIPITDEELEKDLYNPPYYHPGTDAPEIKYMMERRAALGGSVPERRAKHDELVLPSDKAYEVAYKGSGKQKAATTMAFVRLLKDLLRDKDFGKHVALIVPDESRTFGMDAFFPTAKIYNPNGQNYLSVDRELVLAYKEAATGQLIHPGINEAGAVAAFTAAGTSYATHGVPLIPIYVFYSMFGFQRTGDSFWAAADQMTRGFIIGATAGRTTLTGEGLQHADGHSPILAGTNPAIRSYDPAFGYEIAHIMRDGLERMYGPDSDDRNIMYYLTVYNEPIHQPAQPENVDVEGITRGIHHISSPSVDGPRANVFAAGVSVPWALEAQQVLADDWGVAADVWSVTSFNELRRDGVAVDEHNLLNPEDLQTPYITQKMADNPHPVVAVSDYMRAVPDQIRQYLPNRFTALGADGFGFSDTRQAARRFFKNDTHSIVVAVLQQLAAEGKVDATAPRQAIEKYDLNNVNAGTTGGAGGDA from the coding sequence GTGGCTGCTGAAGAAATCACCCCTTCGATCCTGAGCGGTCTGACCGCCGGTGTCCCCGACGTGGATCCCGAGGAGACCAGCGAATGGGTTGAATCATTCGACGCGTTGGTCAAGGAGCAAGGCACGGAGCGCGCACGCTTCATCATGCGTTCCCTGCTCCAGCGTGCCGGCGCACAGTCCGTGGGCGTCCCCATGGTCACCACCACCGACTACGTGAACACCATCCCGGTGGACCAGGAGCCGGCTTTCCCGGGCAACGAGGAGCTCGAGCGCCGCTACCGCGCCTACATGCGCTGGAACGCCGCGATCATGGTGCACCGCGCGCAGGACCCGCGGATCGGCGTCGGCGGCCATATCTCCACCTACGCGGGTGCCGCGACCCTCTACGAGGTCGGCTTCAACCACTTCTTCCGCGGCAAGGACCACCCCGGTGGCGGCGACCAGGTCTTCTTCCAGGGCCACGCCTCCCCCGGCATGTACGCCCGCGCCTTCATGGAAGGCCGCCTGAGCGAGGAAGACCTCAACGCCTTCCGCCAGGAGAAGTCCAAGGCCCCGCACGGCCTGTCCTCCTACCCGCACCCGCGCCTCATGCCGGAGTTCTGGGAGTTCCCGACCGTGTCCATGGGCATCGGCCCCATGAACGCCATCTACCAGGCGCAGTCCAACCGCTACCTGCACAACCGCGGGCTCAAGGACACGAGCGATCAGCACGTCTGGGCGTTCCTGGGCGACGGTGAGATGGACGAGCCGGAGAGCCGCGGCCTGCTGCAGCTCGCCGCCAACGAGGGCCTGGACAACCTGACCTTCGTGATCAACTGCAACCTCCAGCGCCTCGACGGTCCCGTCCGCGGCAACGGCAAGATCATGCAGGAACTCGAGGCGTTCTTCCGTGGCGCCGGCTGGAACGTCATCAAGGTCGTCTGGGGCCGCGAGTGGGACGACCTGCTCGCGAAGGACCAGGACGGCTCGCTCGTCGACATCATGAACACCACGGTCGACGGCGACTACCAGACCTACAAGGCTGAGAACGGCGCCTTCGTGCGTGAGCACTTCTTCGGCCGCACCCCGCAGACCAAGGAACTCGTCGCGGACCTCACCGACGACCAGATCTGGAACCTCAAGCGCGGCGGTCACGACTACCGCAAGGTCTACGCGGCCTACAAGGCAGCCATGGAGTTCAAGGGCAAGCCCACGGTCATCCTGGCCCACACGGTCAAGGGCTACGGCCTCGGCACCCACTTCGAGGGCCGCAACGCGACCCACCAGATGAAGAAGCTGACCATGGAGGACCTCAAGGCCTTCCGCGATCACCTCCGCATCCCGATCACGGATGAAGAGCTCGAGAAGGACCTCTACAACCCGCCGTACTACCACCCGGGCACCGACGCACCGGAGATCAAGTACATGATGGAGCGCCGCGCGGCCCTCGGCGGTTCGGTGCCCGAGCGCCGTGCCAAGCACGACGAACTCGTGCTGCCGTCCGACAAGGCCTACGAGGTCGCGTACAAGGGTTCGGGCAAGCAGAAGGCCGCCACCACGATGGCCTTCGTCCGCCTCCTGAAAGACCTCCTCCGCGACAAGGACTTCGGCAAGCACGTCGCACTGATCGTCCCGGATGAGTCCCGCACCTTCGGCATGGACGCGTTCTTCCCGACGGCCAAGATCTACAACCCGAACGGCCAGAACTACCTGTCCGTGGACCGCGAGCTCGTCCTGGCGTACAAGGAGGCCGCGACCGGTCAGCTGATCCACCCGGGCATCAACGAGGCCGGCGCCGTCGCCGCATTCACCGCCGCCGGCACGTCCTACGCGACTCACGGCGTCCCGCTCATCCCGATCTACGTGTTCTACTCGATGTTCGGCTTCCAGCGCACCGGCGACTCCTTCTGGGCCGCCGCGGACCAGATGACCCGTGGCTTCATCATCGGCGCCACCGCCGGCCGCACCACCCTGACGGGTGAAGGTCTCCAGCATGCAGATGGTCACTCGCCGATCCTGGCCGGCACCAACCCGGCCATCCGCAGCTACGACCCGGCCTTCGGCTACGAGATCGCCCACATCATGCGGGACGGCCTCGAGCGCATGTACGGCCCGGACTCCGACGACCGGAACATCATGTACTACCTCACGGTGTACAACGAGCCGATCCACCAGCCGGCGCAGCCGGAGAACGTGGACGTCGAGGGCATCACCCGCGGCATCCACCACATCAGCTCCCCGAGTGTCGACGGCCCCCGTGCCAACGTGTTCGCAGCCGGTGTCTCCGTGCCGTGGGCCCTGGAGGCCCAGCAGGTCCTGGCCGACGACTGGGGCGTCGCCGCCGACGTCTGGAGCGTCACCTCCTTCAACGAGCTGCGCCGCGACGGCGTGGCCGTGGACGAGCACAACCTGCTCAACCCGGAGGACCTGCAGACCCCGTACATCACGCAGAAGATGGCCGACAACCCCCACCCGGTGGTCGCCGTCTCGGATTACATGCGTGCCGTGCCGGACCAGATCCGCCAGTACCTCCCCAACCGCTTCACCGCGCTGGGTGCGGACGGCTTCGGCTTCTCCGACACCCGCCAGGCAGCCCGCCGCTTCTTCAAGAACGACACTCACTCGATCGTGGTCGCCGTTCTCCAGCAGCTGGCCGCCGAGGGCAAGGTCGACGCGACCGCGCCGCGCCAGGCGATCGAGAAGTACGATCTGAACAATGTGAACGCCGGAACCACGGGCGGAGCGGGCGGCGACGCCTGA
- a CDS encoding DUF3052 domain-containing protein, with translation MSEADAVADVTTASRLGFKDGDLIQEFGYDEDVDFDFRADIEDITGSELLDEDEQEVVDAVILWWRNDDGDLVDALVDVLPALEGDGVVWILTPKSGREGYVPPAEIQQAAPTAGLHSTSTLSAAKDWSGTRLVFRKKK, from the coding sequence GTGAGCGAGGCCGACGCCGTCGCGGACGTCACCACTGCCAGCCGTCTGGGTTTCAAGGACGGCGACCTGATCCAGGAGTTCGGATACGACGAGGATGTCGACTTCGACTTCCGCGCGGACATCGAGGACATCACCGGTTCGGAGCTGCTGGACGAGGATGAACAGGAAGTAGTCGACGCCGTCATCCTGTGGTGGCGCAACGATGATGGCGACCTGGTGGACGCCCTCGTGGACGTCCTTCCCGCCTTGGAAGGCGACGGTGTGGTCTGGATCCTGACCCCGAAATCCGGTCGTGAGGGATACGTTCCTCCCGCCGAGATCCAGCAGGCCGCCCCCACCGCAGGTCTGCACAGCACATCGACTCTGTCCGCTGCGAAGGACTGGTCCGGGACCCGACTGGTGTTCCGGAAGAAGAAGTGA